TATGGAGTCGGCTTGATTAAATCCAAGGCGTTTATTTAGAGGAACCTTGAGTTCACCCTTTGGGCCGCTAATGATGATCTCATCACTAACGAGCGTGACAGTCACGTCTTGAGGAATCTTAATTGGGCGGCGGCCGATTCGACTCATGATAACACCTCACAGAGCACCTCGCCGCCTAAATGTTGACGACGCGCTTGATCGCCAGTCATTAAGCCGCTGGGTGTTGAAATGATTACTAATCCAAATCCACCCTTTGGCCGGGGAATTTGATTAGATTTAACGTAAATGCGCAGACCTGGTTTAGAGATACGCCGGATCACTCGGATTGCCGATAGGTCGCCTCTGTACTTTAGTTTTAGAGTAAGAGTTTTTTTGTTTTCTATCTCACTCGTTTGGGCTGAACTCAAAAAACCATGCTTAATCAAAAGTTGGGCAATCGTTTCTTTTAAGCGTGAATGAGGCAAATTTATCTCGATCTGATGACCGAGTGCCGCATTCCGAATTCGAGTTAGCATATCTGCGATTGGATCCATCACAACTCCTACCAGGATGATTTTACAATTCCAGGAATTTCGCCACGCACCGCTTTTTCACGAAAACAAATCCGGCATAAACCGAAAGCACGTAAGTAACTACGATTGCGACCACAGATGCCACACCGGTTAACTCCGCGTGTTGAGAATTTTGGCGAACGAGAAGCACGGGCGATAAGTGATTTTTTGGCCATACTATTTATCTCCTTGAGGCTGGGCGAGGGGTAAACCGAGAGCGCGTAAGAGAGTTTCACCTTCGGCGTTGGTGTGAGCCGACGTTGTTAAGGCAACTGATAGGCCATAAAACTGACTGACCGATTCATGGTCAATTTCAGGAAAGACTGTGTGCTCTCGAATCCCAAAGGTGTAGTTGCCCTTGCGATCAAAATTTGAAAGCGATAAGCCTCGAAAGTCGCGAATCCGCGGCAAAGTGATCCGCACTAGTCGCTCGA
The DNA window shown above is from Candidatus Berkelbacteria bacterium and carries:
- the rpsH gene encoding 30S ribosomal protein S8, with amino-acid sequence MDPIADMLTRIRNAALGHQIEINLPHSRLKETIAQLLIKHGFLSSAQTSEIENKKTLTLKLKYRGDLSAIRVIRRISKPGLRIYVKSNQIPRPKGGFGLVIISTPSGLMTGDQARRQHLGGEVLCEVLS
- a CDS encoding type Z 30S ribosomal protein S14, producing MAKKSLIARASRSPKFSTRGVNRCGICGRNRSYLRAFGLCRICFREKAVRGEIPGIVKSSW